Below is a window of Halomicrobium mukohataei DSM 12286 DNA.
ACATCGCCGAGGACCACGAGGGCCACTCGGTGTGGGGGCCGGTCGAGGAACCCGAGACGCTGGGCATCCACGGAACGCACGTCGCCGTCGATTTCGACATCTGTATCGCCGACGGTGCCTGTCTGGAGGACTGTCCGGTCGACGTGTTCGAGTGGGTCGACACGCCAGACCATCCCGAGAGCGAGATCAAAGCAGATCCCGCCCACGA
It encodes the following:
- a CDS encoding 4Fe-4S dicluster domain-containing protein produces the protein MAIDPEFEENRDIAEDHEGHSVWGPVEEPETLGIHGTHVAVDFDICIADGACLEDCPVDVFEWVDTPDHPESEIKADPAHEDQCIDCMLCVDVCPVDAIDVDPGRAGRI